The Xanthomonas sp. CFBP 8443 genome has a window encoding:
- a CDS encoding ribonuclease H-like domain-containing protein has translation MSISLERLRALRKQAGDPSADRPRAPASGARPAGVAVAAGTAAAATTPARVAAPAGGAASLRRPPRDADGAPVPPAPRVPAVAHTGAAATTVAPPIAIEPFDQRGADVASLRRLLGMRERAVAPAAAPRRPQAADRHLPGVEIAPGLHLIEAFLPQPIPAAALSLAFARREDAVQPSDLLFFDTETTGLAGGTGTRAFMIGAADWSLHPVDGPGLRIRQLMMATMGAEKAMLEAFREWLAPTTVLSSYNGRCYDAPLLKTRYRLARCADPLSALDHVDLLHPTRRRYRGTWENCKLATIERQLLRIVREDDLPGSEAPAAWLGYLRGGSARNLRRVAAHNHQDVVTLALLLQRLVDAEAEDREVVPFVEAP, from the coding sequence ATGAGCATCAGCCTCGAACGCCTGCGCGCGTTGCGCAAGCAGGCCGGCGACCCAAGCGCGGATCGGCCGCGCGCGCCGGCGTCGGGTGCGCGGCCGGCAGGCGTCGCGGTCGCTGCGGGCACCGCCGCTGCGGCGACCACCCCTGCACGGGTGGCTGCGCCCGCAGGCGGAGCCGCGTCGCTGCGCAGGCCTCCGCGCGATGCCGACGGCGCGCCCGTGCCGCCGGCGCCGCGCGTGCCGGCAGTCGCGCACACCGGCGCCGCCGCAACCACGGTGGCGCCGCCGATCGCGATCGAACCGTTCGACCAGCGCGGCGCCGATGTCGCCTCGCTGCGGCGCCTGCTCGGCATGCGCGAACGCGCGGTGGCGCCGGCCGCGGCGCCGCGCCGGCCGCAGGCCGCCGACCGTCATCTGCCGGGGGTGGAGATCGCGCCCGGCCTGCACCTGATCGAAGCGTTCCTGCCGCAGCCGATCCCCGCCGCCGCGCTGTCGCTGGCGTTCGCCCGGCGCGAGGACGCGGTGCAGCCGTCGGACCTGCTGTTCTTCGACACCGAGACCACCGGCCTGGCCGGCGGCACCGGCACCCGCGCGTTCATGATCGGCGCGGCCGACTGGTCCCTGCACCCCGTCGACGGCCCGGGCCTGCGCATCCGCCAGCTGATGATGGCGACGATGGGGGCGGAGAAGGCCATGCTCGAAGCGTTCCGCGAATGGCTGGCGCCGACCACGGTGCTGTCCAGCTACAACGGCCGCTGCTACGACGCGCCGCTGTTGAAGACCCGCTACCGGCTGGCGCGCTGCGCCGACCCGCTGTCGGCACTGGACCACGTGGACCTGCTGCATCCGACCCGCCGCCGCTACCGCGGCACCTGGGAGAACTGCAAGCTGGCCACGATCGAGCGCCAGCTGCTGCGCATCGTGCGCGAGGACGACCTGCCCGGCTCCGAAGCGCCGGCGGCCTGGCTGGGCTACCTGCGCGGCGGCAGCGCGCGCAACCTGCGCCGCGTCGCCGCGCACAACCACCAGGACGTGGTGACCCTGGCGCTGCTGCTGCAGCGCCTGGTCGACGCCGAAGCCGAGGACCGCGAGGTGGTGCCGTTCGTGGAGGCGCCGTAG
- a CDS encoding saccharopine dehydrogenase NADP-binding domain-containing protein yields the protein MAVCKVVVLGGYGHFGARIVRALAATPALQVVAAGRHPGAATANVAGADMRGVAVCRLDTAAADFPAQLAATGADTVVHTAGPFQGQDYAVARACLQAGMHYIDLADGRAFVRDFPAALDALARQAGRTAISGASTLPGLSSAVVDALRPRFSQLHDIDLVIAPAQATPLGMATVRAVLSYCGLPFDWWCDGRWQRTRGWAAPQPVSFARLAPRLAAPCDVPDHDLLVARYPGVRSVRFRAALELPFLQRCLAALARLRGLGVPLPMRALAATFARAGRWFDRFGSDLGGMSVQMRGLKDGRPHALCWELTAPTLHGPEIPCLAAILLVRKLASGAALPVGAHACMGLLSLAEFEGEFAAWRIETAVREL from the coding sequence ATGGCAGTTTGCAAAGTGGTGGTGCTGGGAGGCTACGGCCATTTCGGCGCGCGCATCGTGCGTGCGCTGGCGGCGACGCCGGCGCTGCAGGTGGTCGCGGCCGGCCGCCATCCTGGCGCTGCCACCGCCAATGTGGCCGGCGCGGACATGCGCGGCGTCGCGGTGTGCCGGTTGGATACGGCGGCCGCAGACTTCCCCGCGCAGCTGGCCGCCACCGGCGCGGACACCGTCGTGCACACCGCCGGGCCGTTCCAGGGCCAGGACTACGCGGTCGCCCGCGCCTGCCTGCAGGCCGGCATGCACTACATCGATCTGGCCGACGGCCGCGCGTTCGTGCGCGATTTTCCCGCCGCGCTCGACGCGCTGGCGCGGCAGGCCGGGCGCACCGCGATCAGCGGCGCCAGCACCCTGCCGGGGCTGTCCAGCGCGGTGGTCGATGCGTTGCGCCCGCGTTTTTCGCAGCTGCACGACATCGACCTGGTGATCGCACCGGCGCAGGCCACGCCGTTGGGCATGGCCACGGTGCGCGCGGTGCTGTCGTACTGCGGCCTGCCGTTCGACTGGTGGTGCGATGGGCGCTGGCAGCGGACGCGCGGGTGGGCCGCGCCGCAGCCGGTTTCATTCGCGCGGCTCGCCCCGCGCCTGGCCGCGCCGTGCGACGTGCCCGATCACGACCTGCTGGTGGCGCGCTATCCCGGCGTGCGCAGCGTGCGCTTCCGCGCGGCGCTGGAACTGCCGTTCCTGCAGCGCTGCCTGGCCGCGCTCGCGCGCCTGCGAGGACTCGGCGTGCCGTTGCCGATGCGGGCGCTGGCGGCGACGTTCGCGCGCGCCGGGCGCTGGTTCGACCGCTTCGGCAGCGATCTCGGCGGCATGTCGGTGCAGATGCGTGGGCTCAAGGACGGCCGCCCGCACGCCCTGTGCTGGGAGCTGACCGCGCCGACGCTGCACGGCCCGGAGATTCCGTGCCTGGCCGCGATCCTGCTGGTACGCAAGCTGGCCAGCGGCGCGGCGTTGCCGGTGGGTGCGCATGCATGCATGGGGCTGCTGAGCTTGGCCGAGTTCGAAGGCGAGTTCGCGGCGTGGCGGATCGAGACGGCGGTGCGGGAGCTCTAG
- a CDS encoding M56 family metallopeptidase translates to MHTIFGTTLFETLLSRLLATSVQAVVLVAAIWALCRWLPALPAATRCRLWWLVGAQTVLGLLWAGALSLPVLPAAPAPVAVAATALPAASLQDADAAPATTAASPPPATQKAVSAAAPLPWAQALVALWLAGVLLGALRSGHAYRASRRLVRASTPCTDAALLGALRLAAEAHGLRRPPQLRLSAQIDSPQLIGPWRPVLLLPARRLAAMHADDLDMALTHELVHLQRRDLWWGLLPALAQHLFFFHPLVHLAVREYALAREAACDAAVVAGHRHCRHNYARLLVQLGVAPRPAAGVASASPSFVSLKRRLLMLQSTASFPRLGAGLITAAIALAGVMPLRLVAKPVPATAASVPAPVAVHAAPASASAPAAPAATSIIASVLARPAPAAPATVPEPPAAPSPPAAPAPPAAPPAADPLLTQGRITLSRHDGEDAYVLVQDGHNLMDASLDDLREARRLAGSGGELLWFRHDGRRYVVRDPAALARFEALHEQSLQLAEAQAELGDRQGDLGDRQADFGERMAELSAQMAESAARHAEAALAASRDASTQAQRDRAAAQQATERMRRQDIGKKIQELASQQAQLGLRQAELGKMQADASVRAREQADALIRQAIAQGLATPVDG, encoded by the coding sequence ATGCACACGATCTTCGGCACGACGTTGTTCGAGACCCTGCTGTCGCGGCTGTTGGCGACCAGCGTGCAGGCGGTGGTGCTGGTCGCGGCGATCTGGGCGCTGTGCCGCTGGCTGCCGGCGCTGCCGGCGGCCACCCGCTGCCGCCTGTGGTGGCTGGTCGGCGCGCAGACCGTGCTCGGCCTGCTGTGGGCCGGCGCGCTGAGCCTGCCGGTGCTGCCGGCCGCGCCGGCGCCGGTCGCGGTTGCCGCGACCGCATTGCCGGCCGCTTCGCTGCAGGACGCGGACGCTGCGCCTGCAACGACTGCAGCATCGCCGCCTCCGGCGACACAGAAGGCCGTGTCTGCCGCCGCGCCGCTGCCCTGGGCGCAGGCGCTGGTCGCGCTGTGGCTGGCTGGCGTGCTGCTCGGCGCGCTGCGCAGTGGCCATGCCTACCGTGCCAGCCGGCGCCTGGTGCGCGCCAGCACGCCGTGCACCGACGCCGCATTGCTGGGCGCCTTGCGCCTGGCCGCCGAGGCGCATGGCCTGCGCCGGCCGCCGCAGCTGCGGCTGTCGGCGCAGATCGATTCGCCGCAGCTGATCGGGCCGTGGCGGCCGGTGCTGCTGTTGCCGGCGCGGCGCCTGGCGGCGATGCACGCCGACGACCTGGACATGGCGCTGACCCACGAGCTGGTGCACCTGCAGCGCCGCGACCTGTGGTGGGGCCTGCTGCCGGCGCTGGCGCAGCACCTGTTCTTCTTCCACCCGCTGGTGCACCTGGCGGTGCGCGAATACGCGCTGGCCCGCGAGGCCGCCTGCGATGCGGCGGTGGTCGCCGGGCACCGGCACTGCCGGCACAACTATGCGCGCCTGCTGGTGCAGCTGGGCGTGGCGCCGCGACCGGCGGCCGGCGTCGCCAGCGCGTCGCCGAGCTTCGTCAGCCTGAAGCGGCGCTTGCTGATGCTGCAGAGCACGGCTTCGTTCCCGCGTCTCGGCGCCGGGTTGATCACCGCCGCGATCGCGCTGGCCGGGGTCATGCCGCTGCGCTTGGTTGCCAAGCCGGTGCCGGCGACCGCGGCGTCGGTTCCTGCGCCAGTCGCCGTGCATGCGGCCCCCGCGAGCGCGTCGGCCCCGGCTGCTCCCGCGGCGACGTCGATCATCGCCAGCGTGCTGGCGCGGCCCGCCCCGGCCGCTCCGGCGACGGTCCCGGAGCCGCCTGCCGCGCCATCGCCGCCGGCGGCCCCCGCGCCACCCGCCGCGCCGCCGGCGGCCGATCCGCTGCTGACCCAGGGCCGCATCACGCTCTCGCGGCACGACGGCGAGGACGCCTACGTGCTGGTGCAGGACGGACACAACCTGATGGATGCGTCGCTGGACGACCTGCGCGAAGCGCGCCGCCTGGCCGGCAGCGGTGGAGAATTGCTGTGGTTCCGCCACGACGGCCGCCGCTACGTGGTCCGCGACCCGGCCGCGCTGGCGCGCTTCGAGGCCTTGCACGAACAGAGCCTGCAGCTGGCCGAGGCGCAGGCCGAGTTGGGCGACCGCCAAGGCGATCTCGGCGACCGGCAGGCCGACTTCGGCGAGCGCATGGCGGAACTGAGCGCGCAGATGGCAGAGAGCGCTGCGCGTCATGCCGAGGCGGCGCTCGCCGCCAGCCGCGATGCGAGCACCCAGGCGCAACGCGATCGCGCCGCGGCGCAGCAGGCGACCGAGCGGATGCGCCGGCAGGACATCGGCAAGAAGATCCAGGAACTGGCCAGCCAGCAGGCGCAACTGGGCCTGCGCCAGGCCGAACTGGGCAAGATGCAGGCCGACGCCAGCGTGCGTGCGCGGGAGCAGGCCGACGCGCTGATCCGTCAGGCCATCGCGCAAGGGCTGGCCACGCCGGTCGATGGTTGA
- a CDS encoding BlaI/MecI/CopY family transcriptional regulator, whose amino-acid sequence MRRKSIGDQELALLQYIAEQGEASVGEVAAAFGEARGLARSTVLTMMERLRAKAYLRRRQVQGVYRYAATAGQDDVVRSAVGSFVEKTLQGSVSPFVAWMSQRAEVSDDELAELEALVAKLQSQRRED is encoded by the coding sequence ATGCGGCGCAAATCGATCGGGGACCAGGAACTGGCCCTGCTGCAGTACATCGCCGAGCAGGGCGAGGCCAGCGTCGGCGAAGTCGCCGCCGCCTTCGGCGAGGCGCGCGGGCTGGCCCGCTCCACCGTGCTGACGATGATGGAGCGGCTGCGCGCCAAGGCCTATCTGCGCCGGCGCCAGGTGCAGGGCGTATACCGCTATGCCGCCACCGCCGGCCAGGACGACGTGGTGCGCAGCGCGGTTGGCAGCTTCGTCGAGAAGACCCTGCAGGGCTCGGTGTCGCCGTTCGTGGCGTGGATGTCGCAGCGCGCCGAGGTCAGCGACGACGAACTGGCCGAACTCGAGGCATTGGTGGCCAAACTGCAATCGCAGCGGCGGGAGGACTGA